The genomic interval GAGGAAGACAGGAAGATCACGATACTGGAAGGGGTTGCCCAGGCATTCGTATTTTGGCTGGCTGGTTTCGAAACTTCGTCAACGACCGCGGCGTTCTGCCTCTACGAATTGTCACTGaatcaaaatattcaagaaaaaGTTGCCACCGAAATAAACGAggtgttgaataaatttggagATTTAACGTACGACAGTATAAGGGAAATGCCCTATCTCCACAAGGTTGTAAGCGGTCAGTTACCCCGTTCGTTCGACTGCTCAATCGTAATTCCTTGTCTTCGGATTACTCGACGTTTTTATTATGATTTTTAGAAACGCTGAGAAAATATCCGTCCCTTCCAACGTTGAACAGAGAATGTACGAAGGACATCGTACTTCCGGTAAACGGTCTCCGAGTAACGAAAGGAACCTCGGTCATTATTCCGGTGTTCGGACTGCATCGGGATCCGGACACTTGGCCAGATCCAGATAAATTTGACCCAGAACGATTCAGCGAAGAATCGATCGCCGCGAGACACCAATATTCTTATCTGGCTTTCGGCGAGGGGCCAAGAAATTGTATCGgtgcgttaatttttttttctaccaatttttcaaatcagatttttcgttaattttctacTCCTGCACGCAACAGGGAAGCGGTTCGGATTGGTACAGACGAAGATCGGCCTCATCGGCTTACTGTCCAAGTACCGTTTCACTCCGGGACCAGATTTGAAAATACCGATGGGAATAAATAAGGGAAATTTCGTCCTCGGCCCAGATGACGACATAACACTCAGGGTCGAACCGCGATGATTTGTTCCACGAGATTCGAAATACGTGGATATTTTCGAATGGGGATACATCAGGGGCTGGGGGGTGTTTGCTTTCAATGCGAAATTATTGTCGGACATTTGTCCGGTTACGAATAAACTCGATACGAACAAATTCGGCTATGGAAACATCGCTGCGACTTTCACTCGTCATTGATTCCCTTGTTTTTGGCTTTCGTCAGGCTCAGCTTTCGGAATAATTGCAGAGCAAAGGTCTGCGATTCACACTCATTGAGTAAACGTTATTTTCAAGTAACTCTGCCCTACTGTAAATCCAGCTTTACGTTATGCCCGGACGAGGATAACTTGAAACTTAattgttatcggaaaaaaagTGTACAACGACTCTGCAAACAAGTCGATAATTCAACGTGAATCAGCGTTAACGAGACACAATCTGTTCCAAGAAACTGGAACGAGCCACGTGCCTCGACGTACGCTCCATTGATAACGAGTTTATAATTATACGGTAatgtttttcttcgataataCTTGTAGAAAAGTAAGTacgtaagaatttttctatttcttttatttatttatttgtttttctcctgatTGTCGTGGCACCAGAAGCGAAATACTTCAGAATCGAAAGCAGCCCTGCACAGGAGGTGAAAGTTTGGAACtcagataatttttctgatccaCAAAATGAATCACGTTAACGGACACGTCCCTTCATCGACAAACATAGAAACTTAAACACGGAGGCGTGGAAAAATGTGGAAAGTCATCGATAATTTGTAGTAGGGGGGAATTCGGAGTTGACCGTTCGTTTAAATTCACCTTAGACCGGAGAGAAATGATCAGTAGTTCGTAGCAGTCGTatgaaatcaatgaataatttcaatgcattaagatttttgaaagttttctgGGATTAATTTTGTACGCGATCCACGAAATCGTGCATTTCACAGTTGGTCCGGATAAATAGTacaaaaatgtcgttttcccTGCAAATTTTTGGAGTGGTCATTGGGATCGTTGGTTTCGTGTATATTTATCTGAAAAATGTGACTTTTAAATACTGGAGTTCGAGAGGAATACCCCAGACCGATCCGGTCGTCCCATTCGGAGATTCGTGGCCAATTTTCACCGCCAAATTATCGattggtaaaataaaaaagaattcaaaattgtaaacgactgacaatgagatggaTGATTTAAGAGAATTTGTTATCTTTTATAAAACCCTCTAATTTTCATTAACAGGTGAATACACGCGAGATttgtatttgaaatttaaatcgCATCAAGTTGTTGGAATGTACTCGTTTTTCAAACCGCATTTAGTGATTCGGGATCCCGATATCATAAAATTGATACTGAccaaagaatttccgaagttccAAGACCGCGCAATGTTCTACGACGAAAAATTGGACCCCATGACAGGTCAATTATTTCTATTACCCGGtgcaaaatggaaaaacataagaaataaattatcgcCTACGTTCAGCTCTGGAAAAATGAAGTACATGTTCGCTACGGTAAAACTTGCCGCTGAACAACTGTCGGAATGtgttggggaaaaaattcagcagACCAATTTAATCGGGGTAAAGGACCTGTTGGGAAGGTGGGTGAAAATCGTTTTTCAGATAAAACGAGTCATCGAATTCCGATGGACTGTTcgtttcctctttctcctctttcatttCTTACGTTTTCTGCACCCCCCCAGATTTTTCACCGACGTTATCGCGTCGGTCGCCTTCGGTATCGAGTGTAACAGtctgaaaaatgtgaaatccGAATTTCACGTTTATGGCAAAAAAGTGTTCGAAGCGAGACCAATAGCGAACACAATGTTCTCACTGTTCCCGGGAGCATTGTCATTTTTCGGCATTCGTGCGTTCGACAAGAAGTGCAGCGATTTCTTTCTCAAGGCTTTCGAGGATACCGTGGAGTACAGAACGTCCAAGAACATTGTGCGAAAGGACTTGTTAGAACTCCTTATGCAACTAACGGATAGAGGCCACATCCAGGGTCACGGTAGTGAGGAGTCACCGGGAAAATCAAGTGAGACaattcgcccccccccccccaattattttttgaacaatcGTTAGGGAGatcgttaattttcattaaaaaaaaaaacgcagtgAATACCGATGCGAAACTTTCGATGACTGAGGCGGCCGCACAAGCATTTGGTTTTTGGTTGGGCGGCTTCGAAACCTCAATGACAACCACGTCATTTATTCTCTACGAGATGTCATTGAATCAGGATATCCAAGATAAACTAAGCGACGAGATAAACGATGTCCTGAAAAAACATGGCGATCTAACTTACGAATGTTTGGCAGAAATGACTTACCTACAGAAAGTGATATCGGGTTAGTTATACTCCTCGTTGGCGTgtacgttcttttttttaatcaaaaaattattcgaatcaatTTTAGAAACTCTCCGGAAACATCCGACCGTTCCAACTCTGAGTCGTCAGGCAAATCAGGACGTACCCTTGCCCGGAACTGGTACAGTGATTCCAAAAGGAACATCCGTCGTAATTCCGGTGTACGGACTCCACGCGGATCCAGAAATATACCCAGATCCCGACGTATTCGATCCAGAGCGATTCGATCAGGAAAATATTGCCAGCAGGCATCGTTACTCTTACCTACCTTTCGGGGAAGGTCCGAGAAATTGTATCggtaagtttgaaaaaatcgcagaatATTCAGAGTTTTACAAGCGAGGGATCTCTCTCTTTTGAATTACAGGGATGAGGTTCGGTTACCTTCAAACCAAAATGGGCGTCGTTACCCTCCTCTCGAAATACCGATTTTTACCAGGACCAGATACCAGAGTCCCGATGCCTGTGGACAGAGGTAGTTTCGTCCATACTCCGAACAGCAATGTAACGCTTCGAATCGAAAGGAGATAAAACTTTGGTCGTTTTACAGAGCTTTTTAATGTTCATTAATGTTCGTAGGGttgtgataataaatttttgttcgatcgGCTGATCCCGTTTTCCTAAAAACTCAGATATCTCATTCTCCGGTGCTCCATACCGCGGCTGCATAATCTGCAAACATACACATCAGCTGACCGGTTGATTTCAGAATGTAGCGGGGAGAATCTGTTCAGATAGCGAATTTCTCGGTCAACGTTCACTCAGTTGCAACCAGTTCAGCGAGCTACGAGGACTTTAATGGCGAGAATTTCGAAGCTGCAGTTTATATAATCGTACGCGCAACAACCGACAGTCATGTCGTTTTTTACGCAACAATTTCTGTTGCAGTTATTCGGTACCGTAATCGCCGTAATATTAGCGCTATGTTTGTACTTCAAATACGTCCTTCACAATTACTGGAGGTCCAGAGGAATTCCGCAAATCGAACCGGTCGGTCCATTCGGCAGTCTCCTCGCTATTGCCAAATCCGGTTTTGGTAAGAAATCGCAATTGTGTGTCGATCGCAAAGGAACGTTGCAAAAGTTCGATGGAAATGATTGATTTTCTTGTTATCTGTTCAGGTAAATTCTTCCGCGATTCGTACCTACGTTTTAGAAAAAGTCCGGTATATGGTTTCTACGTGTTGCACAGACGAACTTTAGTCGTGAACGATCCCGACCTCGTCCGTTTCGTCCTCACGAAAGAATTTCAACACTTTCACGACCGCGGTTTGTACAGCAACGAAAAAGCCGACCCTTTGACGGCCCATTTAGTTTTCCTCAATGGAAACAagtggaaaaatttgcgaGCCAAATTGACGCCGACCTTCACTTCCGGTAAAATGAAACACATGTTTTCAACCGTGGAAGAGACTGGAATTGAACTTGCACAGAGTGTCGCGGATAtagcgaaggagaaaaaacttgTAGACGTCAAAGATCTCATGGCCAGGTGAGTTGATCGGACATCAAATGGATCCTAAGAGTTTCCGATGAGAAATAACAACTCCGAATCCGTTACACGAATTTCGTAGGTACGCCACCGATATCATCGCTTCTGTAGCGTTCGGCATAAAATGTGATAGTCTGAAGAATCCGGATAACGAGTTCAGGTCGTGGGGTCGTAAAATCTTCGCACCGAGAcccttgaaaaatgttttcataGGCGTTGCCCCTGGTGTGCTAAAGTTCTTCAATATGAGAATCAGTGAGCCGGAGTTATCCGACTTCTTTATCGGCCTTTTCAAGGAAGTGGTCGAGTACAGGACGGCGAATAACGTCGTGAAGAAAGATTTTCTAGATCTGCTTATCCAATTGATGAACAAAGGATACGTTCACGacgacgatggaaaaatgCCCCACATATCGGGTAaataaaacgcaaaaaaaaacaaaaaaaaaaaaaccaaataaaaagCTCACCGTACAGAAACTAATTGAAAACTGACAGAGAATgccgatggaaaaattaccATGCTGGAAGGAGCTGCCCAAGCTTTTATATTCTGGGTTGCCGGTTTCGAAACTTCATCTTCAACGGCTACGTTCTGCCTCATAGAATTGGCGGTTCATCGGGATATCCAAACAAAATTAGCTGACGAGATCGAATCGGTGATTGACAAATTTGGGGGCCTCACCTACGAAAGTGTAAACGCGATGACCTATCTCCATAAAGTAATATCTGGTgggttgatgaatttttgtcTGATGCGAGAGCAGAGATGATGTAATCAATTCTGTTCGAATGATCGTTTGCCTTCCtttttctaacaataagttatttttcttaccttcGACAGAAACGCTCAGAAAATATCCACCGCTGCCAATTTTGAGCAGAATATGTGCCGACAATATCGAATTACCCGGAACGGGACTTATGGTGGAAAAAGGAACTCAGGTCATCGTCCCGTTGTTGGGACTTCATTCGGATCCCGACGTATTTCCAAGTCCTGATTCATTCGATCCCGAAAGAttcaacgaagaaaatatcgcGACGAGACATCAGTATTCTTATTTACCGTTCGGCGAAGGTCCTAGAAACTGCATAggtgattttttaatcatttcgatgtgaaaaattcttctctaTCTCTTTTCTTCCGTCCAATTCCACGTCTTTCAGGTTCGAGATTCGGATTGctacaaacgaaaatcggAATCGCCAGCCTCTTGGCGAAGTATCGCTTCGAACCAGGACCAAATTTCACATATCCGATTGAATTCGACGAAGGAAATTTCCTGCTGATGTTGAAGAACGAGACCATGCTACGAATCGAAGAACGTTAAACTGAACGCagtaatcgatttttttcagaaaatgaaattcacagTTTTCAACTCCAGATAAAATGGCGCCCGATGAATAAATTCCAGCTCGATCTTTtctaaaaaaacaattttctccgATTCTCGAATATTTTTGGAAGCAATCCTGCTACAAAGTCAACTTGGTAGacccttttttccctcgtcatcttcaataaaaattgcgaGCTTTTCATCAGCTTCATGCTTTTATTGTAACAAATACACCGAGTAGTATATTTCCATAATAGTTTTCACTAGATCGGATCAACGTATATACATTaactatacacatatgtatgttataaatatatagatatatacaatacatttAAGATCAATTATCTCGCCGGGAAATagtcctccattttttttttttttttttcatcgtcaatttCATACAAGTATATGTGCAAGTTATCCTACCacattaattattcatagaGATTCGCTgtcattgttctttttttagaTATTGTTTCTACGTAATCTATTTGTTCGTATATGTTCATACTTAACGACGAGTTTTATTCATTGACTTGACGTGCCTTGGAGCACGAAAGGCAGCACGTTTTTCTGTAGATATTGTAATTGCAGAGTCTAGCCTGAACCACAAGGGGACAATTGAAGTTGGTGTCTTTGCACTCGGAGTTTTCGTCGAGGCCTGAAATAttggtaaaattttcgtcatttcttttcttttccagttACGGAATAATCGCCACTTACGGTTCGATATCTCCGGGTCATTTTGAATCTGAATAGTCCCATAATTGTCCTGTTGATTTTTGCAGGGCTGTTCGTTGCACAATCTTTTTACAATCGGTCGATCGGATTCCACGCAATCCCGCCCGTTCCCACCTATACATTTAACTTCTCTTTGCTGCACACCCTTGCCGCACGACCGAGTGcactgaaaaatgaagaacgaagatttatcgatggaagttaaaaatagaaaatagaacgaGGGCTTTCGcgtctattttttcaatcgcttaCTTCGGACCAATCCGAAGTGAACCAAGCAGCGGAACAAGGTGGTCCTCTGCAGTGTCTTTTGACTTCCGGTTTCTCCGCCGGACAATTCATTTCCAATGCCAAACGAGGACTACCGTGAATCTTCGCTATGCAAACAACTTCTCTAGTCTGTTCGCCGATCTCGCACGCAGACGAACACTGGAAagaacgatgattttttcctttgaaaatttaatcggTCAAATACACGAGAGCCTAATTACCCGAGTCCACGGACCGGCGAACCAATGCCCGCTGCAACTTGCATCTGCGGTACATTCCCTGCTTATTTTCGGTTTACTCGACTCGTCGCACGTATCGCTTGGGGATGAACCACAAGCTACTCTTCGCCATTGAATTCCCGTCCCGCAGTCCGCCGAGCACTGTAAGTATACGAGTATAATGGCATACCCATttttacgaagaaaaattgccaAGTAATTTTAACGATGATTATTCCTACCAACCTGACGTGACCATTCCGTGTACAACCATCTGCTGTTGGCTGCGGTAATTGCATTCGAATTAACGGTTGTTGTTGGTAAAGTTTTAACGGCGCAAGTTCCCAAATCGCAGGATTCTTCTGTCGGCGGTTTTTCAGCCGGAATACAATTACGCCCATTTATATTTGGAGAGCAGAAAACTACCCTTTTCCTTATTCCTGGACCGCAGGAAGTCGAGCACTGCAACACGTACGTAACGCGCAACGTTGACACTGTTGATTATTTGTTCAAATTCtttctctcggtttttttttttggtttcaaacAAGACCCACCTCTGACCACGTCTCGGTCTTCCATTCCGCTCGATTTGTCCCGGGGTTCAGATCTACCGTCTCTTTCGTCGACTGgattttcgaacgttttttATCGTCGCACGGTGAATTAACGCAAGCTTCTTTGACCGGTAAAATATTCGGTTCTATGCAAGCTCCGTCAGCTACACGCATCGTTAAAACTGGCGTTACTTCTTGAACGCATTCTAATTCACGTGTACGAAATCCGCCGCCGCAGCTGACCGAACATTCGCTCCATGCACCGGCCCTCCAtctaaattaaaattacacaccgatgacaaaaaaaagatagaacaGAATccgaaaaggaatgaaaaaaattatggggggggggggggggacatttattttcaaaatgggcACGTGTCGCCCGTTTCAAGTTTGTATAAATCTTGACGGATGAACGCAGATATAGCTGCTGAAGTTTTTCatgcttttttattcttctttcgaCGCTGTTATAATTAACTGGAGATTgtcttttactttttgaaaGTCCTCATTTCTGTTAGACGTTAGAGCATTGCGTgtgttatatattttatttattttcatcgtttcaaaTTAAAGCGAATATTCAACAGACGTCTGATATTATTTAGCGTGCCCTGAATACTTTGGACGTGTTTTCGACActcggaaattcgaaaataaaaattttctttggcTTCCGTTATTATACTTCAATTCACAGGTGCGATTTGAGGGCTTTCAGAAACCGTGCTCAGCTCATTTGATATTAACACCAAAAGCCACGATTCATGGGGAAAAATTGTTAGAAACGAAATACATGACCATGGTAGcgataaatcccatcgaggtatctcagattttctactccaaaaatcaaaaaattggcgataattcgagGAATTTTAGAGgcagatcaatttaactttcagattcggatttccgagagctttgctggagtcagcgtagccagcagcgtagcggtttgttttgaggcgtcaccttcagggctgagcagaggtgacgtctcacaacaaaccgctcgggatattatccgttttagccgggatattatccgttcgcgaggatacgtacggtgtatcgaccaataggagttcacggcgaaccctcgtttcggtgtaaatatcataatgttcggcaaagttctggagccacaacttcgtcgatggtaatcaacgtccaccccactcggtctcgctgacagtgtcgataggcaatttcgaaattagaatctctacgagaaaatcgtaaggggtaccccttggaaaaatctcaaattttggccaaaaattttgcatgaattgtgatgaatcaaagtgggtctacgactaaaactactcgatatgtcttataatttttctgctcccaacagcgaataattgatgattactcgatcgattgcatgagtaggtgattttggctttcagatttggatttcggattTGAtgatatgtgagattactcttgaagaaccaaaaaaaattcgatttttgagcagaaaataaatcattttttcaattgggtttaatatgcttttctcacgtattttgaccccaggaatccgaatctggaagaaaaattgatctatctctaaaattgaacgagttatcgccaattttcagctttttggggtcaaaaataaaatattgattttttagtctatcttgatgtaatttgagctcagaaatccgaatccggaaggaaaattgaactatctataaaattgaccgagttatccccaatttttcgcattttttaccataaaaatggagatatctcgaagggaaaaaatcgtagctcaatttggacgacggattcgtgttcctgaggtcaaaatacataagaaaagtgccatacgatcaatttttaaaaataaaaattttcggccaaaatttgagatttttccaaggggtaccccttacgattttttcaaattttggccaaaaatttttattttttaaaattgatcgtatggcacttttctcatgtattttgacctcaggaacacgaatccgttgtccaaattgagctacgattttttcccttcgagatatcttcaaatttatgccaaaaaatgcgaaaaaatggggataactcggtcattttttaaaatagatcaatttttctcccagattcggattcctgagctcaaattactttaatatagactataaaatcaattttttatttttggccccaaaaagctgagaaTTGGCGAtatctcggtcaattttagagatagactaatttaacttgtgaattcggattcctgagatcaaaatacataagcaTATCAtagaaaacccaaaaaaaaaaatgtcgaattcCGACTCccattttgtgaaaaatctgGGGCTGTAAGTTTAGCATTTTTTTGTCTTGGCAATTGTCGATTTGATTAAAAACCCATCCGGGTCATCAACTTTTTACAACAGGACTTATACTAACTTTGCAGGACATGGACGAGTGTTGCATCTGACCGATTGTCCAACTGGCTTTTCCAGATGATGACACCTTTTTTCGGAAACTTGAATCTGCGATTGTTCACGGACGCAAACGAATCGGGTTACTTGAACACCttaattttgacaaaaatcaacaaaaatacCATCatcaaaacgaatgaaaaaatttctccaacattatcatcatcgaaACACGTCTTACCACCGCCACAAAATCTATTACAGTCAGTAAGACCGAAACTTTTCCAAGCAAATCTTCGTCTTCTCAATTTACGTTGAGGTTGATTAGTTAGCACTGCTGGCTTGGCCTCGTCACCCGACATTCGATGTCTTCCTTGCGAATGATCTCTTCTGTTCAAAGACGAAacacgatgagaaaaaaaaatgccaaaaaaaatatggtaaaacattttttttcacactcacCTTCTGGAGTAATTcaacggtggaaaaattttcgatgttTTACTCGTAGCTGTCGAAATATAATAAACGATAAGAGAcatgagagaataagaaaaaagcacGCATGTCGAAGCAAAAATGTCGATTGAACAATTTGAAACAAATTGCACCTGCTTTGTATCTCGAATTACGAGGAGGTCCTGCTGCAAACGTTGAATGATCACTCGTCATGATATACCTGTAGACTATCCCGGGATTTGGTTCCCTGTAAAAAACCTGCGGACaaatcgtatgaaaaataattcttcaacaagttgaatagaagaaaaaaaaaaaaaaaaaaaaaaggaaaatgaaaatttgaatagccTGATAAAATTGTGCGTATATTTCACGAGATAAAAAGTGAGTCAATTGTGTGTATAaaacgtaaaattttattcaatataattattatcgtgcGTATAGTACGTAAAAATTTACCTTATCGTGTACCTAATATATCGCGATAAAGTGTACTGATAACATTTTTTGTCGTTCTCTTCACTTCTAATGCTATGTCAAATCGCAGAGTGTgctcagaatttttttccgaacagaCGACAAAAATTCCCGATTACAATTCACGGGCAAACGAGAATGAAAAGCGAAAAGAATGTACGGGGATGAAATTAATACTCGCCAGGATGTCGACCGGTTCTTGCAATGGTCCTTCCGCGGCAAGGCTTTCCAGATGATTCGAATCCTGTCGAATGTAGGTGAAAATCGTACCCGCAGCTTCCACCGACCCTGACCTTAACGCCGCGTCGTTTCCATTCAGCAAAAATTTGCGACCTTGTAGTCTAACGgctgaaagagggaaaaataaatcgctGTTTGCTCAAGTTCGTCACGTAGTTAGTTTTACGCACGCAGTTACGTTTCGTTACCTAGAATATTGCTCGTGTTACCCAACTCGGTAACGTTCAACGATTTTGCTCCTTTCGGCACGGTGGTGACCAGATTGTAACCAGATTTTAACGTAGGTTCGGTAAAAACACCATCTACGAGATGTCCCCTACACCGAtgtagaagtagaagaaggAATATCTGAAGAAAATAGACGAAGGGTATCGAAAATCGTTGATTGGAAATTGCGGAATCGCGAACTTCGTACGTTACGAACTGAGAAATTTATGTGAAAATTATATCTACTTATAGTATAAGCAGATTACAGCGGTGCAGATAtagttgcaaaatttttcattaggcCTGAATTCAACTTCGATCGGAGATGACAGGTGTAATAAtttcttgtgattttttttctccacttttctTGAATAATTCTTGCCTCGATCAAAGCGgcgaatgaatatatatttatacgcgttAGAGGGGTTCGTGATGTTTCTCGTTTCGCTTCATCCGATCGTAATTTCTATCTAGGCGAGTCCAAAAAGTCAGCGTAATCCATCGACGACCACAAATTACAACCGTAATGTTATCCAgttgcatatatgtatatacgtataggcaATTTAAATCTATACGCCATTCCGTTTGGATTATAATCCCCTGGTTACACATCGAGTATTATGGATTACGGGATATAAAATTGTTGTTAACTATAAACGGCTTGGTATCGgtatgataaaagaaaaaaaaaataaataaaaagataaccAGTTCATCTTGCGATGATTGCCACATTTGTCCGTATATACTGACCTCCTCGggaggtatacctgtatacatctTTAACATTATTATATGCACATCGGTATGTACCGGTTAACGAGTTCGCGTCTCTTTAATATTCCTCAAGGTATAAACAAAACGTCACGGTGTGTTCGTCGGTTGTTGTACGTACGCCTTATCCTAATCCAGATTGACGACCTTGTCTTCGGTGAGCAGCGGCTACTTGTCCACAAACCAGTTCAAGTATTATTACAATACGAAGCGGTCGGTCCCCACCGATCTACGCAACGTACACGACCGCAAGGTAAACGTACGTTTTTGTacgagtaataaaattttatttaaaacaccaaaattttgaataataaaagaacGATCGTCGTTATTGTTAACAGACGATATTATCATCGTTCGTtacaggaaaaagaaaaggtacaGACGCGTGGGAAGGATGAGATACACGAAAGTGCAGTACGGTGTAATCTCtgacgaagagagaagaagaaagaaaaatcgcccCCGGGGCCTCGTGGAATGTTATCTACTTTCTTTGAAGGACCGATGCGGATCGTTTGTCATCTACTCGATTAGGCgagtaccttttttttttcgtccttttatTAATCGTTTCGCCACGCCTCGTATAGCTTTGTGTATATTATTTCCGGAAGAAACACCCCgacgattaattttaattacacgAGCCGCGAgtcggaggaggaaaaaaaaaacaaaaaaacgaaatatttcgCGTAGGAGTTTCGTTAATATTTATGTTCATCCTATGGAGTTTCTACGCGTAGAGATTAATCCCCGTCATCGATTATCATTCATTCTTAATATCGACATTGTTCCTCCGGAGCGgctcgaaaaaattccgtcgGAAGGAAACCAAAGTATGGAGTCGGTGGGGAGATCTGATTGAAAAGTTTGCTGATGTTTCGTTTAATCTCATTTAAACCGAATCGTTTTATCCcttgaaaatat from Athalia rosae chromosome 6, iyAthRosa1.1, whole genome shotgun sequence carries:
- the LOC125501355 gene encoding uncharacterized protein LOC125501355 produces the protein MSFSLQIFGVVIGIVGFVYIYLKNVTFKYWSSRGIPQTDPVVPFGDSWPIFTAKLSIGEYTRDLYLKFKSHQVVGMYSFFKPHLVIRDPDIIKLILTKEFPKFQDRAMFYDEKLDPMTGQLFLLPGAKWKNIRNKLSPTFSSGKMKYMFATVKLAAEQLSECVGEKIQQTNLIGVKDLLGRFFTDVIASVAFGIECNSLKNVKSEFHVYGKKVFEARPIANTMFSLFPGALSFFGIRAFDKKCSDFFLKAFEDTVEYRTSKNIVRKDLLELLMQLTDRGHIQGHGSEESPGKSMNTDAKLSMTEAAAQAFGFWLGGFETSMTTTSFILYEMSLNQDIQDKLSDEINDVLKKHGDLTYECLAEMTYLQKVISETLRKHPTVPTLSRQANQDVPLPGTGTVIPKGTSVVIPVYGLHADPEIYPDPDVFDPERFDQENIASRHRYSYLPFGEGPRNCIGMRFGYLQTKMGVVTLLSKYRFLPGPDTRVPMPVDRGSFVHTPNSNVTLRIERRYAQQPTVMSFFTQQFLLQLFGTVIAVILALCLYFKYVLHNYWRSRGIPQIEPVGPFGSLLAIAKSGFGKFFRDSYLRFRKSPVYGFYVLHRRTLVVNDPDLVRFVLTKEFQHFHDRGLYSNEKADPLTAHLVFLNGNKWKNLRAKLTPTFTSGKMKHMFSTVEETGIELAQSVADIAKEKKLVDVKDLMARYATDIIASVAFGIKCDSLKNPDNEFRSWGRKIFAPRPLKNVFIGVAPGVLKFFNMRISEPELSDFFIGLFKEVVEYRTANNVVKKDFLDLLIQLMNKGYVHDDDGKMPHISENADGKITMLEGAAQAFIFWVAGFETSSSTATFCLIELAVHRDIQTKLADEIESVIDKFGGLTYESVNAMTYLHKVISETLRKYPPLPILSRICADNIELPGTGLMVEKGTQVIVPLLGLHSDPDVFPSPDSFDPERFNEENIATRHQYSYLPFGEGPRNCIGSRFGLLQTKIGIASLLAKYRFEPGPNFTYPIEFDEGNFLLMLKNETMLRIEER
- the LOC105691735 gene encoding ADAMTS-like protein 4 isoform X2, translating into MCTGNFIAMHRGQVFTFLPLISIFLLLLLHRCRGHLVDGVFTEPTLKSGYNLVTTVPKGAKSLNVTELGNTSNILAVRLQGRKFLLNGNDAALRSGSVEAAGTIFTYIRQDSNHLESLAAEGPLQEPVDILVFYREPNPGIVYRYIMTSDHSTFAAGPPRNSRYKAATSKTSKIFPPLNYSRRDHSQGRHRMSGDEAKPAVLTNQPQRKLRRRRFAWKSFGLTDCNRFCGGGVQVTRFVCVREQSQIQVSEKRCHHLEKPVGQSVRCNTRPCPAKWRAGAWSECSVSCGGGFRTRELECVQEVTPVLTMRVADGACIEPNILPVKEACVNSPCDDKKRSKIQSTKETVDLNPGTNRAEWKTETWSECSTSCGPGIRKRVVFCSPNINGRNCIPAEKPPTEESCDLGTCAVKTLPTTTVNSNAITAANSRWLYTEWSRQCSADCGTGIQWRRVACGSSPSDTCDESSKPKISRECTADASCSGHWFAGPWTRCSSACEIGEQTREVVCIAKIHGSPRLALEMNCPAEKPEVKRHCRGPPCSAAWFTSDWSECTRSCGKGVQQREVKCIGGNGRDCVESDRPIVKRLCNEQPCKNQQDNYGTIQIQNDPEISNRLDENSECKDTNFNCPLVVQARLCNYNIYRKTCCLSCSKARQVNE
- the LOC105691735 gene encoding ADAMTS-like protein 4 isoform X1: MCTGNFIAMHRGQVFTFLPLISIFLLLLLHRCRGHLVDGVFTEPTLKSGYNLVTTVPKGAKSLNVTELGNTSNILAVRLQGRKFLLNGNDAALRSGSVEAAGTIFTYIRQDSNHLESLAAEGPLQEPVDILVFYREPNPGIVYRYIMTSDHSTFAAGPPRNSRYKAATSKTSKIFPPLNYSRRRDHSQGRHRMSGDEAKPAVLTNQPQRKLRRRRFAWKSFGLTDCNRFCGGGVQVTRFVCVREQSQIQVSEKRCHHLEKPVGQSVRCNTRPCPAKWRAGAWSECSVSCGGGFRTRELECVQEVTPVLTMRVADGACIEPNILPVKEACVNSPCDDKKRSKIQSTKETVDLNPGTNRAEWKTETWSECSTSCGPGIRKRVVFCSPNINGRNCIPAEKPPTEESCDLGTCAVKTLPTTTVNSNAITAANSRWLYTEWSRQCSADCGTGIQWRRVACGSSPSDTCDESSKPKISRECTADASCSGHWFAGPWTRCSSACEIGEQTREVVCIAKIHGSPRLALEMNCPAEKPEVKRHCRGPPCSAAWFTSDWSECTRSCGKGVQQREVKCIGGNGRDCVESDRPIVKRLCNEQPCKNQQDNYGTIQIQNDPEISNRLDENSECKDTNFNCPLVVQARLCNYNIYRKTCCLSCSKARQVNE